In Oryza sativa Japonica Group chromosome 3, ASM3414082v1, one DNA window encodes the following:
- the LOC4331730 gene encoding beta-galactosidase 5 precursor, whose amino-acid sequence MGRGCLAALLGGAVAVAVLVAVVHCAVTYDKKAVLVDGQRRILFSGSIHYPRSTPEMWDGLIEKAKDGGLDVIQTYVFWNGHEPTPGNYNFEGRYDLVRFIKTVQKAGMFVHLRIGPYICGEWNFGGFPVWLKYVPGISFRTDNEPFKNAMQGFTEKIVGMMKSENLFASQGGPIILSQIENEYGPEGKEFGAAGKAYINWAAKMAVGLDTGVPWVMCKEDDAPDPVINACNGFYCDTFSPNKPYKPTMWTEAWSGWFTEFGGTIRQRPVEDLAFGVARFVQKGGSFINYYMYHGGTNFGRTAGGPFITTSYDYDAPLDEYGLAREPKFGHLKELHRAVKLCEQPLVSADPTVTTLGSMQEAHVFRSSSGCAAFLANYNSNSYAKVIFNNENYSLPPWSISILPDCKNVVFNTATVGVQTNQMQMWADGASSMMWEKYDEEVDSLAAAPLLTSTGLLEQLNVTRDTSDYLWYITSVEVDPSEKFLQGGTPLSLTVQSAGHALHVFINGQLQGSAYGTREDRKISYSGNANLRAGTNKVALLSVACGLPNVGVHYETWNTGVVGPVVIHGLDEGSRDLTWQTWSYQVGLKGEQMNLNSLEGSGSVEWMQGSLVAQNQQPLAWYRAYFDTPSGDEPLALDMGSMGKGQIWINGQSIGRYWTAYAEGDCKGCHYTGSYRAPKCQAGCGQPTQRWYHVPRSWLQPTRNLLVVFEELGGDSSKIALAKRTVSGVCADVSEYHPNIKNWQIESYGEPEFHTAKVHLKCAPGQTISAIKFASFGTPLGTCGTFQQGECHSINSNSVLEKKCIGLQRCVVAISPSNFGGDPCPEVMKRVAVEAVCSTAA is encoded by the exons ATGGGGAGGGGGTGCCTGGCTGCGCtgctcggcggcgcggtggcggtggccgtgCTGGTCGCCGTCGTCCACTGCGCGGTGACGTACGACAAGAAGGCGGTGCTCGTCGACGGCCAGAGGAGGATTCTCTTCTCCGGATCCATACATTACCCGAGGAGCACACCCGAA ATGTGGGACGGGCTAATTGAGAAGGCTAAAGATGGAGGCTTGGATGTGATCCAGACCTATGTCTTTTGGAATGGGCATGAACCAACTCCTGGAAAT TACAATTTTGAAGGGAGGTACGATCTGGTCAGGTTCATCAAGACTGTCCAGAAGGCTGGCATGTTTGTTCATCTCCGCATCGGTCCCTACATTTGTGGAGAGTGGAATTTTGG TGGATTTCCAGTTTGGTTGAAGTATGTACCAGGCATCAGCTTCAGGACGGACAATGAACCTTTCAAG AATGCAATGCAGGGGTTCACAGAGAAAATTGTGGGCATGATGAAGAGTGAAAACCTCTTTGCTTCACAAGGCGGTCCTATTATCCTCTCTCAG ATTGAGAACGAGTATGGGCCAGAAGGTAAAGAGTTTGGGGCTGCCGGCAAGGCATATATCAACTGGGCGGCAAAGATGGCCGTGGGATTGGACACCGGTGTGCCGTGGGTGATGTGCAAGGAGGATGACGCACCTGACCCAGTG ATCAATGCATGCAATGGTTTCTATTGTGACACATTTTCTCCTAACAAGCCTTACAAGCCTACGATGTGGACTGAAGCTTGGAGTGGatg GTTTACTGAATTCGGAGGAACCATCCGTCAACGACCAGTTGAAGATCTCGCATTTGGTGTTGCTCGCTTCGTACAGAAGGGTGGTTCTTTTATCAACTACTACATG TATCATGGAGGAACGAATTTTGGTCGCACGGCTGGAGGTCCCTTTATCACCACGAGCTATGATTATGATGCTCCACTTGATGAATATG GACTTGCAAGGGAACCAAAGTTTGGGCACCTTAAAGAACTCCATAGAGCTGTTAAGTTATGTGAGCAGCCTTTGGTTTCTGCCGATCCAACTGTGACTACCCTTGGAAGTATGCAAGAG GCCCATGTGTTCCGATCTTCCTCTGGCTGTGCAGCTTTCCTTGCAAACTACAATTCTAACTCGTATGCCAAAGTTATCTTCAACAATGAAAATTACAGCCTTCCACCTTGGTCAATCAGCATCCTTCCTGATTGCAAAAATGTTGTTTTTAACACTGCAACA GTTGGTGTTCAGACAAATCAAATGCAAATGTGGGCAGACGGGGCTTCTTCAATGATGTGGGAGAAGTATGATGAGGAGGTTGATTCATTGGCAGCTGCTCCATTGCTCACGTCAACTGGTCTACTTGAGCAGCTTAATGTCACAAGAGACACCAGTGATTACCTCTGGTACATTACGAG TGTGGAGGTAGACCCATCTGAGAAGTTTCTACAAGGTGGCACGCCTCTGTCACTCACTGTGCAGTCTGCTGGCCATGCGCTGCATGTCTTCATCAATGGGCAACTCCAAG GTTCTGCCTATGGAACCAGGGAAGATCGGAAAATCTCATATAGTGGCAATGCTAACCTTCGTGCTGGTACAAACAAAGTTGCACTGTTGAGTGTTGCTTGTGGACTGCCG AATGTCGGAGTGCATTATGAGACGTGGAACACTGGTGTTGTTGGTCCTGTTGTGATTCACGGGTTGGACGAAGGTTCAAGAGATCTGACTTGGCAGACTTGGTCCTATCAG GTTGGCCTGAAAGGTGAACAGATGAATCTAAACTCCTTAGAAGGCTCAGGCTCAGTTGAATGGATGCAAGGATCATTGGTAGCACAAAACCAACAACCGTTGGCATGGTATAGG GCATACTTTGATACTCCCAGTGGTGACGAGCCACTGGCTCTGGATATGGGCAGCATGGGTAAGGGTCAAATATGGATAAATGGGCAAAGCATTGGACGGTACTGGACAGCATATGCGGAAGGTGACTGCAAAGGTTGCCATTACACTGGGTCATACAGGGCACCCAAGTGTCAGGCAGGTTGTGGTCAGCCTACACAGCGCTG GTATCATGTGCCAAGATCCTGGTTGCAACCAACTAGAAATCTGCTAGTGGTTTTTGAGGAACTTGGCGGTGATTCTTCAAAGATTGCCCTTGCGAAGCGGACAGTCTCAGGTGTCTGTGCTGATGTATCTGAATATCATCCAAATATCAAGAACTGGCAGATCGAGAGCTATGGGGAACCAGAGTTCCACACGGCAAAGGTGCATTTAAAATGTGCACCTGGGCAGACCATTTCTGCAATCAAATTTGCTAGCTTTGGGACACCTCTTGGAACTTGCGGAACATTCCAGCAAGGGGAGTGCCATTCAATTAACTCAAACTCTGTTCTTGAAAAG AAATGCATTGGACTACAAAGATGTGTCGTCGCAATCTCTCCCAGCAACTTTGGTGGAGATCCCTGCCCGGAGGTGATGAAAAGGGTGGCGGTTGAGGCGGTATGCTCTACCGCTGCATAG